One stretch of Miscanthus floridulus cultivar M001 chromosome 18, ASM1932011v1, whole genome shotgun sequence DNA includes these proteins:
- the LOC136522793 gene encoding protein DMP3-like, translating to MASSPQPSSVRIQMSSPQTSNAIAPPTPKGGANDDSPTTLPVMASAGSGTMADKVMTSASNLAQLLPTGTVLAYQALSPSFTNHGTCTAANQWLTAALVGVLAGLSLFFSFTDSVVGRDGKLYYGVATPRGFNVFNFSGEEEKREWALGQLRRLRLRPRDYVHAFFTAVVFLTVAFSDVGLQKCFFPAAGENTNELLKNLPLGSAFLSSFVFLIFPTTRKGIGYNDTTPQQKATAT from the coding sequence ATGGCATCTTCTCCTCAGCCGTCTAGCGTGAGGATCCAGATGTCTTCGCCGCAGACCAGCAACGCCATAGCACCGCCGACGCCCAAGGGCGGAGCCAATGACGACTCACCGACGACCTTGCCGGTGATGGCATCGGCAGGCTCCGGGACAATGGCAGACAAGGTGATGACAAGCGCGTCCAACCTAGCGCAACTGCTGCCGACGGGCACGGTGCTGGCGTACCAGGCGCTGTCGCCGTCCTTCACCAACCACGGCACCTGCACGGCGGCCAACCAGTGGCTGACGGCCGCGCTGGTAGGCGTCCTGGCGGgcttgtccctcttcttctccttcacggACAGCGTCGTCGGCCGCGACGGGAAGCTCTACTACGGCGTGGCCACCCCGCGAGGGTTCAACGTGTTCAACTTCTCCGGCGAGGAGGAGAAGCGGGAGTGGGCGCTCGGCCAGCTCCGGAGGCTCCGGCTCCGCCCGCGCGACTACGTGCACGCGTTCTTCACCGCCGTCGTGTTCCTCACCGTGGCGTTCAGCGATGTTGGGTTGCAGAAGTGCTTCTTTCCTGCTGCTGGTGAAAATACCAACGAGCTTCTCAAGAATCTCCCGCTCGGGTCGGCGTTCCTGTCGAGCTTCGTGTTCTTGATCTTCCCGACCACAAGGAAGGGCATCGGATACAACGACACCACTCCGCAACAAAAGGCAACAGCAACATGA